Proteins from a genomic interval of bacterium:
- the ligD gene encoding non-homologous end-joining DNA ligase — translation MRKLPQNLPSASPKFVEPMQCKLVGELPAGKDWVYELKLDGYRALGMKNGKNVQLISRNGNNLNRRYPELARALTELPFEAILLDGEIVVLDEQGRPSFQRLQDLGGGDTDRSIYYYAFDLLNFHGRDLRKLPLLQRKEILQSILPKDRIVRYAAHLEAETDSFVTEVRKLGIEGVVAKRKTSLYESGKRTGSWVKFKLDNEQEFVVGGYRPSGLYGGFDALLIGYYENGKLLYAAKLRAGFADHAKKQLSLLFPKYETQKCPFVNLPEGKVGRWGEGLTAENMEKYTWLKPKIVIRAKFTEWTSSNHLRHVKFVALRDDKNPKEVVRE, via the coding sequence ATGAGAAAGCTGCCCCAGAACTTGCCCTCAGCTTCGCCGAAATTCGTGGAACCGATGCAATGCAAACTCGTTGGTGAGCTGCCTGCGGGAAAAGACTGGGTTTACGAGCTGAAGCTCGATGGATACCGCGCTCTCGGTATGAAAAACGGCAAAAATGTTCAGCTCATTTCGCGGAATGGGAATAATTTGAACCGGCGGTATCCGGAGCTCGCCAGAGCACTCACTGAATTGCCATTCGAAGCAATCCTGCTTGACGGAGAGATCGTAGTTCTGGATGAACAGGGCCGTCCCTCTTTTCAGCGGCTTCAGGATCTGGGCGGTGGGGACACGGACCGGTCTATCTACTATTACGCTTTCGACCTTTTGAATTTTCACGGACGAGATCTTCGAAAACTCCCCTTGCTCCAGAGAAAAGAAATACTGCAGTCCATCTTGCCAAAAGACCGGATCGTTCGGTATGCAGCTCATCTGGAAGCTGAGACTGACAGTTTTGTAACGGAAGTCAGAAAATTGGGAATTGAAGGTGTAGTCGCAAAAAGGAAAACATCGCTGTATGAGTCGGGCAAACGGACAGGCTCCTGGGTGAAATTTAAACTGGATAATGAACAGGAATTTGTTGTGGGCGGCTACAGACCTTCCGGGCTTTATGGCGGTTTTGACGCGTTATTGATCGGATATTATGAAAATGGAAAACTGCTTTACGCCGCGAAACTCAGGGCCGGATTTGCAGATCATGCAAAAAAGCAACTCTCCTTGCTGTTCCCAAAATATGAAACTCAGAAATGTCCCTTTGTAAATTTGCCGGAAGGAAAAGTAGGGCGCTGGGGGGAAGGTCTTACCGCAGAAAACATGGAGAAATATACCTGGCTCAAACCCAAAATTGTGATTCGCGCAAAATTTACCGAATGGACTTCAAGCAATCACTTGCGCCACGTGAAATTCGTCGCGCTCAGGGATGATAAAAATCCGAAAGAAGTAGTCCGGGAGTAA